A genomic region of Fusarium falciforme chromosome 4, complete sequence contains the following coding sequences:
- a CDS encoding 60S ribosome subunit biogenesis protein NIP7, giving the protein MRPLTEKETQTLFEKLANYTGSSLKNLIAPLDDSPNADRYVFRLVRDRVFYVRLSIANLATSIARDKLLSLGTCLGKFTKSGKFRLHVTALPIIAEHARYKIWVKENGTMPFLYGSNVVKAHVGRWSEDCPEHQGVVVYSMNDTPLGFGVTARSTAEARRLDPTGITCFRQADCGEYLRDEDNLFATG; this is encoded by the exons ATGCGGCCCCTCACGGAAAAGGAGACCCAGACTCTCTTTGAGAAGCTGGCAAACTACACCGGCAGCTCgctcaagaacctcatcGCGCCGCTCGACGATTCCCCCAACGCCGACCGCTACGTCTTCCGCCTCGTTCGCGATCGCGTCTTCTATGTGCGCCTGTCCATCGCCAACCTGGCCACCTCGATCGCCCGCGACAAGCTCCTCTCCCTGGGAACCTGCCTTG GCAAGTTTACCAAGTCGGGCAAGTTTCGCCTGCACGTCACGGCTCTCCCCATCATCGCCGAGCACGCCCGCTATAAGATCTGGGTCAAGGAGAATGGCACCATGCCCTTTCTCTACGGCAGCAACGTGGTGAAGGCTCATGTTGGCCGCTGGTCCGAGGACTGCCCCGAGCACCAGGGCGTTGTCGTCTATAGCATGAACGACACGCCCCTGGGCTTTGGCGTCACGGCGCGCAGCACTGCTGAGGCCCGAAGGCTAGATCCCACAGGTATCACCTGCTTCAGACAGGCCGACTGCGGCGAGTACCTCCGAGACGAAGACAACTTGTTCGCGACTGGTTAA
- a CDS encoding Iwr1 domain-containing protein: MSIPPQLIRVKRKRDDESPVTFLQFDEGAKRHRTGSNWVYQRRHADPQSPTEAPARSLHDVKPVIHVSGPDGDAPRTKAKVAVKASDPASIASTLNTAPADDSKLAEPRRFHISKKMMMTASGNQSSIPGMKKKGRYGPAVFVERGRVKVSQRASRALEAMRASATPPPDQQQQDATVAVDQKATEPRLKKPGVRSRQRSPMPDPNARAPLPASAMNPHNQDMSRIAADMNDWVMKEIGANLQQMENEKRKAVQHRFKPKTPTKSYAERHPEVVASTPEPNQMDTAMSDVSDMDDDDWVIEEYVRVPAHAMMVNVAPADVGVLVLDGEEDNTLFFGPENDEDEELDEDDEDENAENYYTADYPEDEVESDDEYGRRPYGYRNGNASDDEEFDNMDYDDDDDDMVLEGDGDDDATMARIKNYVRRSHAFQ, translated from the exons ATGTCTATTCCGCCTCAACTTATTCGCGTCAAGCGAAAGCGCGACGATGAGTCGCCTGTGACTTTTCTCC AGTTTGACGAGGGCGCGAAGCGCCATCGAACTGGAAGTAATTGGGTCTACCAGAGGCGACATGCCGATCCCCAGTCTCCCACCGAAGCCCCTGCGAGATCCCTTCACGATGTCAAACCCGTCATCCATGTATCCGGTCCTGATGGTGACGCTCCTCGGACAAAGGCAAAGGTCGCCGTCAAGGCATCGGATCCTGCTAGCATCGCCTCTACGTTGAACACGGCACCCGCCGATGACTCCAAACTCGCCGAGCCACGACGTTTCCACATAtcaaagaagatgatgatgacggctAGCGGAAACCAGTCTTCCATCCCCGGCATGAAGAAAAAGGGGCGTTACGGACCCGCCGTGTTCGTTGAGCGAGGTCGTGTCAAGGTCAGTCAGCGAGCCTCACGAGCTCTCGAGGCAATGCGCGCATCTGCAACGCCGCCGCCcgaccagcaacagcaagaTGCAACCGTGGCAGTAGATCAGAAGGCAACGGAGCCGCGCTTGAAGAAACCAGGAGTGAGGAGTAGGCAACGCTCTCCTATGCCGGATCCCAATGCGCGGGCCCCTCTGCCGGCCTCCGCCATGAACCCTCACAACCAGGACATGTCGAGGATCGCGGCTGACATGAACGACTGGGTCATGAAGGAAATTGGCGCAAACCTCCAACAGATGGAGAacgagaagcgcaaggcggTGCAACACAGGTTCAAGCCAAAAACCCCGACCAAAAGTTATGCTGAACGCCATCCGGAAGTCGTGGCCAGCACCCCTGAGCCCAACCAGATGGATACAGCCATGAGCGACGTGAGTGatatggatgatgatgactggGTTATTGAGGAATATGTCCGTGTCCCTGCACATGCCATGATGGTCAACGTGGCACCAGCAGATGTCGGTGTTTTGGTTCttgatggagaggaggataACACCCTGTTCTTTGGGCCTGAgaacgatgaagatgaggagcttgacgaggacgacgaagacgaaaATG CCGAGAACTACTACACGGCGGATTACCccgaggacgaggtcgagTCAGATGATGAGTATGGACGGCGCCCATACGGCTACCGCAACGGGAACGCatccgacgacgaggagttTGACAATATGGActacgatgatgatgatgacgacatgGTCTTGGAGggagacggcgacgacgatgccacCATGGCCCGCATCAAAAACTACGTGAGACGCAGCCATGCCTTTCAATAG